In Bacteroides cellulosilyticus, the genomic stretch TCATTCAACAGAGCTTCAAACTCATTTTCCGCAGTTAATGACAAAGAATCCTGAGCCGTTTGCGCATAGATTTCATCCGGTTGCATCACCGCTTCCTCCACTGCTCTATTGCATGAGCTCATACCTATAGAAAAGAATATACACAGAAATACCATCAAAGTTTTACGCACTCCTGTAGGCAGACGGAAATAAAAACGGCTGCCCTTTCCTAAAGTACTTTCTACATTGAACAAACAGACTCTGAATACTTCGTTCGTCTTCCGGTATTTCTCAATGATACCTTTACAATTCATCAGGCCGAAGCCGCTCCCTTTGTTTTTCAGTAGTTCTTCCCGATCGGCAGCATCCAGTATACCTATTTCCTGCGAATTATACAATTTCTCACCGACAATACGCGTCACATCTTCTTCTGAAAGGCCATAACCGGTATCCTCTACTGAGATTTCCACATATTCTTCTGTCGAATTTGCATAGACTTTTACCTTGCCTCCTTTTGGAGTATATTTACGGGCATTTTCTGCAAGCGTGTTTATCATAAACAGCGTCAACGCCTTGTCAGCTTTCACATAGGTATCCGTTGGCGTCACTTCCAGTTGTTGCTGTTTCATTTCGAAGGCACGGCTTCCTTTCCGTATCAGATCGAAAAGCTCGTTCAATCCGAACGTTTCTATATTCAAGCTCAGGCTACCCTGTTTCATTTTAATCCATAAAGCAAGGATATCATTGTATTCATTGATGGTTGTCACCAATTCGTCCATATATTGATACTTCTCAGCCTTGATGTGTTCGTCATGGATAAAACCCTTTTCCGTCAGTTTATGCACTTCATTAATAATACGGTCTATGTACGGATGAATACCGTTCACGATGGCCATACACGCTTTCTTTATAAGATTCTGACGTTTATTTCCAGCTATATGCTGTTCGTACACATACCGTTCTTTCTCCAACCGACGACGTTCGTCACCCAGCGAAATGGAAGTCATGCCATTGTCAAGCGCCCATGTAATATAAGGAGCAATCACATGTAGTATTGCCTTCTCATCCTTCGTAAGACGTTTGGGTAATACCAACTGCCCATCTTCTATCCGGATGTCTTTTACACTGAAAAGTTCCTCTATATCTGTCTGCACAGCTGAAAGAATGGCATCTACAATTTCTTCTTCCGTCTGCGCGTCCGTGGGAATAGAAGCGGTTATTTTCTGGCAAATGTCCAACATCTGCCTCAAACGGTGCAAATGGACATGATTACGTTCTTTAGACCGCTTATTGAATATCCAAAAGAATAAAACCACCAGTATAAAACCGACAATCACAAAGAAGAGTAAAATATTGAGTTGCCGAGCTTCACTTTCCAAAGCCTGATAACGGCTTTCCAACTCCTTATCCTGCCGGGTATCTTCCAGTATATCCAGATAAATATTGCGATTATAATCAGAGTGTTGCTTCATTTCCAGTCCGGCATACGTAACACTCAGTTGTTCGCGAATACGTGAAATCCATTCCGGAACGGTTCGTAACTTACGCTCTATCCATGCTTTTTCTGAAGAAATGGTATCCCGTATATCATAGGTTTTCAACCAGTCCAAGCTATCGTGGCAATCATAAAAACGGCGATGATGGCTGTTCACACACTCCAAGGCAAGCGTCAATGTATCCAATGCTTCGGCGTAGTTATCATGCGCATTCAAATATTTACCAATAGAAACATAGGCACCGGCAATCTGATACACATCATTATATTGCTTGAATTTCTTCAAAGCCAATTGTCCTAAATGCATGGGCAACAAAGAATCCACGGGAACATCAAACTGTTTCAGCGCATGAGAACGCCTGACCTGGAAAAAGTCATAATTATCGGGAGATGCCATCAGGTTAGCAAGCCCCTGCACTCCATTACCTTCAAAATACAAATATCCTCCGCGGGATGCCATTTTCCAAGTTGTATACAGTTCGTCGAATTCACGCAAACGACGTTCATCCGCCGTTTCACCATCACAAAGTGCCGCCGATCCTTTTATATAATGATAATACAGTAACTGGTTTGTATCTGCCGCAAGTTCTTCCTGCGGATATATTTCGTTGATGGAAGCCACCGCTTCCGGACGTTGTTGCAGATAGTAGTAATAAACAGCGGAAACGATATAAAATTCGGAGCGGGCATAGTTCAGTCTCAACCGTTCGTGCTTATCTACAAAAAGTTTGTTATCTTCATCTATTCGTTTCATGCGGCGGAGGGCACTGTTCCGATAGTCATAAAATTCTTTGTTCATGGCTGTCCGCTGATAGATTTTCATCAATCCGATATCGGCAACCAGCAGTTCCAGCTCATTTTTCGTGAGACTATACACATCTTTATGAAACTTCTCCGCTTTCTCAAAATCCATGCGCATAAAAGCGCAAAAGCCCAGATTATTGGATGCTTCCGCTTTCCCCTGGCTATACAGATTTACTTTTCCATAAGCTTGTGTGGCAGCATGACAAGAAGAGTCCAGGTCTTTATAACGATAAGAATAAGCCACTTGGTTGAGCGAATCGATAAGATATACTTCCTTGGTGGGAGCAGTACCCACACAAGAAATCATTACTATGCAAAAACACAGTAAGCCCACCAATCGTATATGAGGAAACCGTTTCACTTAGCAAAGCTACAAATAAATCCGGGAAAGAAAAAAGATTTTTCTACAATAAGTCTTGTAGAATGTAGCGGGAAATTCATAACTTTGCAGCCGTATTAAACAAATAGGTAACATCTATTACAAAATGAGCGAAAAAGCACCCGTAATGGTATTCTCCGGAACTAACTCGAGATACCTTGCAGAGAAAATCTGCGCAAGCCTTGATTGCCCTCTGGGAAAGATGAACATCACCCACTTTGCTGATGGTGAGTTTGCTGTTTCCTATGAAGAGTCAATTCGTGGCGCACATGTATTCCTGGTTCAATCCACCTTCCCTAATTCCGACAATTTAATGGAACTTCTGCTGATGGTTGACGCTGCTAAAAGAGCGTCTGCTAAAAGTGTAGTTGCAGTCATTCCATATTTCGGTTGGGCACGACAGGACAGAAAAGACAAACCTCGCGTTTCTATCGGCGCAAAGTTAGTAGCCGATTTACTTTCAGTAGCAGGTATCGATCGTTTGATTACGATGGATCTCCATGCTGATCAAATCCAAGGTTTCTTCAACATTCCGGTAGATCACTTGTATGCTTCGGCAGTGTTCCTCCCCTATATTGAGTCCTTGAAATTGAAAGATCTTGTAATTGCTACGCCGGATGTGGGTGGTTCCAAACGTGCCAGCACATTCTCAAAGTATTTGGGAGTTCCCCTGGTATTGTGCAACAAATCACGTGAGAAAGCAAACGAAGTTGCATCCATGCAAATTATCGGTGATGTAACCGATAAGAATGTAGTATTGGTAGATGACATCGTAGATACGGCCGGTACTATCACCAAAGCAGCTAACATTATGTTGGATGCCGGTGCTAAATCAGTACGCGCTATTGCAAGCCACTGTGTAATGTCCGACCCGGCGTCTTTCCGTGTACAGGAATCCAGTCTGACTGAAATCGTATTTACCGATAGTATCCCTTATTCTAAGAAATGCGCGAAAGTGAAACAACTCAGTATTGCTGATATGTTTGCAGAAACCATTAAGAGAGTGGTGAATAATGAGTCTATCAGTTCACAGTATATTATCTAATAGAGAGTTGGATATAAAAACAAAGGCTACGCAGTTTAATATTGCGTAGCCTTTGTCTTTTATTTAGAGTTTCAAATCTCAATCATTCTACTCCAGTCTTCCCATTTTGTACGTGCCCTTTTTTATTACTTTTCCGTTTTTATCCGTTTCAACAAAAGGACCGTGCTTTTTGCCTTGCTTGAAGAAGCCTTCGTAACGATTACCGTTTTTATCCTCCTGTATACCGTTACCTTCTTCCATACCATTCACAAAACCACCTTTATATTTAGTTCCGTCTGTCATAATCAGGGTTCCCTGACCATTGAACTGGTTGTTTTTCCATTCGCCTTCGTAGGAATCACCTACATTCCATTTATAGATTCCGCGGCCGTCACGTTGGTTGTCTTTCCAGTCGCCGTCATAGACTGCACCATTTGCCCAGGTGAATACACCTTTTCCATGTTGCATGCCGTCCTTAAAGTTTCCCACATACTTATTGCCGTTAGCGTGATAATAAATGCCGGCTCCGGTACGTTCGCCCTGCACATACGCACCTTCATAGCGATCGCCGGTGTGGAAGAAGTAAATACCTTTTCCATGTTGCATGTCATCTTTCCAGTCGCCTACATATTTATCTCCGTTGGCATATTCGAAAGTCCCTTTTCCGTCACGCACATCGTTCTTCCAGTCACCTTCATATTTACAGCCGTCATTCCAGACAAAAGTACCCTCACCCTCTTTTTTATCATTCTTCCAGGAACCTTCATATTTGGAACCGTTTTTCCAGGTGTATGTGCCTTGACCTTCACGTTTATCATTTACCCAGTCTCCTTCGTAAATGTCACCGGTGTAATAGTACATTGTACCTTTGCCTTGCTGATAGTCCTGAAACCACATACCATCATAGCGGTTGTTATTCATGAAATAGTAGATGCCCTTACCGTGTTGCTGATCCTGAAACCATTGTCCTTCGTACTTTTCACCGTCAGGAAATGTATAAATACCATATCCTTCACGCTTTCCTTTCACATACTCACCTTCGTAGACATTGCCATTCTTGAAAACCGTCTTACCCTTTCCGTTGGGTTTACGTCCTTTCATTTCACCCGTATATACAGAGCCATCTTTGAAGGTATGAGTTCCTATCTTTATTTCAGAAGAGAAAGTTGTTTTTACTTTGTCGAAGAAACCGGATTTCTTTTCCTGGGCCGTCGCCCCGCCTTGGGACATGAATACCAGAATGAGTGCAGTATATAGATATTTCATTGAAAATTATAAATTAGCGATTTTAATAAAAAGACGTGTAAACGCAGCAACTTGTTACACGCCCTATATAGTATTTGCACAAAGATACAATTAATCTGCTAAAAGGAAGGGGTATCACACCTTTTTTATGACATTTTTTTGCCGGATACGATTTCTTTTAATGTCTCTTTGCACAAATAACGTGAGGCAAGTTCGCGTATCTCGACAGGAGTAATTGTCTTCACTGCTTCTACGGCATCCCTTACATACGAATCGGGGAGGCCGGAAGTATGAATAAAGATCCAAGCGTCCGCCAGTGAGAAGGCAGACTCATAGCTGCGACACATATCACCCAACATATAGTTTTTCACCATAGCAAGTTCTTCGGCAGGTACGAGGTCATTTTGCAGGCAGTCTATTTCATGGTAAACTTCTTTGATAAGCGGTTCTACAAATTCATTGGCAGTCTCTGCATTGACAACCAACAGTCCACTATCGGGATAAGGCATGATGCCGGCAGATATACCATACGTATATCCTTTATCTTCACGAATATTAGACATCAAACGGCTACCGAAATACCCTCCGAACAAGGTAACCAGAACGCGGACTTTCAAATAGTCAGGATGACGTCGGTCCAAAGAAAGCATTCCCATGCGAACAGCACTTTGCATTGCATCGGCACGCTCGGTAAAAATACGTTTCTCAAAAGAAGTTACCGGAACATAGGACAGTTTTTCCGGCTTCCGGAAATCTTTGCCGAAAGGTTCACTTCCAAAAAGAGTTTCAATACGACGGATAGCGTCTTCGCTAACCTTCCCCGCAAGATAGATACTGCAATTTCCGGAATGATAATATCGGTCGTAAAAAGATTGCAAGACAGAAGGGTTGATCAAATGATAATCTTCCTTCTGCACTAATTGCCCGCACGGATGCGTATCACCATATACGGCATTTATCAAAGTGCGATGGGCCAGAAAATCCACCTTGGAGCTGTTTACAAGAAATTGTTGGATATTGCTGTCAATAATCACTCCCAACTCTTTTTCAGGGAAAAGAGGTTCTTTTACGATAGATTCAAAAATATCTAAAGTTTCCGGCAGATATTTATTTAAAGAATAAAGGGTGATATAAGCATACTCGGACGAGCTGGAAAGTTCCAACCAGGCACCATAGTAATCCAACTTTTCGGCAATGGCCGCGGCCGAATAACGTCGGGTACCTTCGCGCAGCATCCGGTTGGTAAACAAAGCCTGCAAGCGTTGATTCTGTTGCCAGCGTCCACCTTCTATCAACAGGTCAATTCGGACTACTTCATTATCCCCGGCATTGAGTATATATAAAGGTATGCCATTTTTCATCACCCGACATTCAGGAGATGGCACTGCCAGTTGTTCCGGCTCACAAATAAGGGGCTGGATAGTTCTGTCTAACATATTTTCAAAAATTCTTCAGCCTTTTCCAAATCCTGGGGAGTATCAATGCCAATGGTCTCTACTTCGGTAATACCGGCTTTAATGGTATAGCCATTCTCCAGCCAACGAAGTTGTTCCAGCGATTCTGCCAGTTCCAGCGAAGATTGCGGCAATGAAGTAATCTCTTTTAAAACTTCAGCACGATAAGCATATAATCCTATATGCTTATAATAAGTGTGATTTTTCAGCCAATCTTGTTTTTCCGCATTTCGCTGATAAGGAATAATGGAGCGGCTGAAATAGAGTGCATTCATATTCTTATTCAGCACTACTTTCGGAGAATTGATATTCTCCAAAGCTTCAAATCCATTCTCAGGAGTAAAAGGTTTCACCAATGTAGCAATCTGGGTCGTAATATCGTCGAAGCAAGCTTTTACAGTTTCCAGTTGGGAGGGTTGAATAAAAGGTTCATCACCCTGAATATTGACTACGACATCAAAATCTCCCCCTATTTTAGTATATGCTTCATAGCAACGATCCGTGCCGCTTTTATGATTCACAGAAGTCATCACTACTTTACCTCCGAAAGCTTTTACAGCTTCTTCGATCCGTTCATCATCTGTGGCCACATAAGCATCGTCCAGAATACCTGCCACTTGTTCATATACTCGCTGTATTACAGTTTTACCTCCCAGCATGGCCAACGGTTTTGCAGGAAAACGCGTGGATGCATAACGGGCGGGAATGATTCCTAAAAACTTCAACATGTTTATATTTACAATTTAATAGATACGCGTACCCATTTATAATTACTCTATCTCTTTTAATCCCCGGCAAATATAGTCCCTTTTTAAATCGTCGGGTTTATAGACTATATCATCACATGATAATAAGTCCAGATCCAACCGGACTATTTCTTGCTTTTTCTCTTCAGGCATCCGCCCCGCTTCCCGTTCAATAGCTTTCAAACAAGAAGTTATTTCCGCCGCATCGTTACTGGAAATAAAACGTGCCACCTGATTGGAAAATAAAGATGAACGCCGGAAATAAAGCGGTTTAGTCTCTTCTTCCGTAGAAAAACGAATACTAGGAAACAGTTCTTTCAACCGCTTCCGCGCCAACGAAAGATTCTCTTTCTGTTGCTCGTTACTACCGATGCTGATTGTATAAACCACTTTCGAAATCAAGAATTTAGACCGATACTTGAACTTTAATCAAAGAAATCATCCAAACCAGTTTCTGATACCGATTCAAAATTAACGTCCCCATTATCCTTACAAGGATCGAAACCTTCCGGAAGTTGGAATGTCTCATTTTCATCATATCCCAGTGTCTTGTCTCCAAGTACTTTTACCATATATTTAGCCCAGATAGGCAATGCCATAGAAGCACCTTGCCCATGCAACATAGTATCGAAATGAATATCGCGCTCTTCTCCACCAACCCAACATCCGGATACCAGTGAAGGAGTAAAGCCCATAAACCAACCATCTGCATTATAGTTAGTTGTTCCGGTCTTACCACCCATATCAGCTTTCACACCTAAACGACGAACACGTCCACCTGTTCCCTCATTAATAACGGCACGAAGCATAACCAACATCTTATAAGCACTGGAAACACTGATAACTTCTTCCATTTCCGGAGAGAACGTAGCTAATACATTTCCGTCATTATCTTCAATGCGAGTTACAAACAGTGGAGCTACACGGATACCTTTATTGGGGAATGCCGTATAAGCACTGACCATTTCTCCTACCGAAATTTCACAAGGGCCAAGACACAAAGAAACTGACGGCACAATTTCACGATTACGCACACCAAAGCTTTCAATCAAACGCTTCAGAGAATATGGATTGAGCTTACTCATCAGATACGCTGTGATCCAGTTGTCAGAGTTAGCCAATCCCCACTTAACAGTTACCATCTCTCCATAACGTTTGGTATTGGCATTACGGGGTGTCCACGGTTTACCGTTTTCGTCAATTAAAGTATATTCCACATGACGCGCTTCATCACAAGGAGAATAGCCATTCTCCATAGCCAATGTGTAGACATAAGGTTTGATAGTAGAACCTACCTGACGACGACCTACCATTGCCATATCATATTTAAAATAATGATGATTAGGCCCTCCAACATATGCTTTCACATGCCCATTATGCGGATTCATAGACATAAAACCTGCACGGAGGAAGTGTTTGTAATAGCGGATAGAATCCATAGGTGTCATGATTGTATCCTTTTCACCATTCCAGGTAAATACCGACATTTCTTCAGGTGTATTGAAAGCTTTTTCTATTTGGGCATCCGATGCCCCGGCTTTCTTCATGATACGATAACGGTCGGACTGTTTCATGGTGCGGGTAAGAATTTCATCTACCTGTTCCTGTGTAATTCTGTTACTGTAAGGCGCTTTTTTACGTCCTTTCTTTTCTTTGAAGAAATAGCCTTGCAATTCTTTCAGGTGCTCTTCTACTGCCTCCTCTGCATATTGCTGCATACGGGAGTCAATAGTGGTATAAATTTTCAGACCGTCTGTATAAAGATTATATTTAGACCCATCTTTCTTAGTGTTCTTTTCACACCAACCAAATAAAGGATTATTTTCCCAGTCAAGAGAATCTTCATAGAATTTTTGCATCTGCCAACCACGATAATCTCCCTTTACAGGTTTCTTTGCATTCAATACACCACGCAGATATTCGCGGAAATAAGTTGCCATTCCTTCATTATGGTCAACGCGAGTATATTTCAGAACAAGCGGAAGAGCCTGCAAAGAGTCACATTCTTCCACTGTAATATATCCGGCTTTACGCATCTGATCAAGCACCACGTTACGACGCCCGCGTGAACGTTCATTATATCGTACTGGATTAAAATAAGATGGATTCTTGCACATTCCTACAAGCATAGCGGCTTCTTCTATTTTTAAATCATTTGGATCGCAACCGAAATAAGTATTGGCAGCAGTTTTAATACCTACTGCATTGTTCAAGAAATCAAATTTATTAAGATACATGGTAAGTATCTCTTCTTTAGTGTAATAACGTTCCAGTTTCACGGCAATCACCCACTCGATAGGTTTCTGAAACAAACGTTCCATTACATTATCCGCACTGGGTGAATAAAGCTGTTTGGATAATTGTTGTGTAATCGTACTACCTCCACCTGCATTCGTCTGGAATAGCAAACCACGCTTCACGATAGCGCGAAACAATGCGATGGCATCAATTCCGGAGTGTTTGGCAAAACGCACATCTTCCGTTGCAATCAAAGCATTGATAATATTGGGAGACAGATCATTATAGCCTACATACACACGATTCTCTTTACTAAATGAATAAGTTCCGAGCACCTTCCCGTCTTCTGAGAAAATTTGTGTAGCAAACTTATAATTGGGGTTTTCCAGATCTTCGACAGGAGGCATATAGCCTATCCAACCTTTTGCAATGGAGAAGAAAACAGTGACGCAAGCCAATACTATGACGGCTAAGAATATCCAAAGGATTTTTATGATGTTCTTTATCATGTTTATTACTGTAAATTCACTAAATCAATAAAATAGATTACCTGTAAAAATAACAAGGCAAAGGTACGGAATTATATTGGAACACCCTTATAAATTCTATAGAAAACTCTTAAAACGCCACACTTTATCATCGGAAATGCCACATCTTAATGGGTAAAACGCCACACTTCAGCAGGCACAAAGTGTGGCATTTGGGGTGATGAAACATGGCATTTTGGTCACCCAAAAGAGCAGAAAACAGATCATTTTGGAGGTGTTTTTTGTTTAGGAAACGGCCGATTCCAAGCTATTTTTTGCAGAAAAATGCATTTTTTTGCTTAGGTACAAAGTGGAGTTTTAAAGGCTAGACTTTTATTATTCAATACTTTAACCAAAACAAACAATACACTTTTCTTTCTTATATATTCTTTATATAACAACAACAGCAGATAAAGAAAAAGAAAAGCTGCTGCTGGTAATGATCCAAACAAATTCCGGCATTCATCTCACTGCATTAAGAAACTTCATCTCGTGAGATCGTTTTTTCGTCCCACGAAATGTTTTTTTTCAGCTCATAGGGCAAAACTCTTTGTCCCATAAACTGAAGATCACCGGCTATGAAGACGAAAAAAACTTCTAAATTTTCTCCGGTCTTTCTTCCGTACTCCGCATCTTTTCCGTACCTTTGAACTCTCGAAAAGAAATAAAATAACGAACGATATGGAAAACAGAAGTTTAGTCACCATTGCCGAGCATAGCAAGGAAAAAATCCTCTACATGATCGAGATGGCGAAGCAGTTTGAAGCCCGTCCCAACCGTAGGCTGCTGGAAGGGAAAGTGGTTGCCACCCTCTTTTTCGAGCCGTCTACCCGCACAAGACTCAGTTTTGAAACAGCAGCCAACCGCTTGGGAGCCCGTGTAATCGGGTTTAGTGACCCCAAAGCAACGAGTTCTTCGAAAGGCGAAACCCTGAAAGATACCATCAAAATGGTGAGCAACTACGCCGATATCATCGTGATGCGGCATCATCTGGAAGGAGCCGCCCGCTATGCCAGCGAAGTAACCACAGTGCCTATCGTCAATGCCGGAGACGGAGCCAACCAGCATCCTTCACAAACGATGCTCGACCTCTACTCCATCTACAAGACCCAGGGTACACTGGAGAACCTGAATATTTTCCTCGTTGGTGACCTCAAATATGGCCGCACCGTACACTCACTGCTGATGGCAATGCGCCACTTCAACCCGACTTTCCACTTCATAGCTCCTGATGAATTGAGAATGCCCGAAGAATACAAAATTTACTGCCGCGATCATGGCATCAAATACGTGGAACATACGGACTTTACAGAAGAAACCATAGCAGATGCCGACATCCTCTACATGACTCGTGTGCAGCGTGAACGTTTCACTGACCTCATGGAGTACGAACGGGTGAAGAACGTTTACATTCTGCGCAACAAGATGCTGGAACATACCCGTCCCAATTTGTGCATTCTGCATCCCCTGCCCCGCGTCAATGAAATCGCTTATGACGTAGACGATAATCCGAAAGCTTACTACTTCCAGCAGGCACAAAATGGTCTGTATGCCCGTGAGGCTATTCTCTGCGACGTATTAGGCATCACACTGGATGATGTGAAAGAATGATTTGACAAGTTTACAATTGAAGTTACATCAGAAAACTATGAGCGAAAAAAAACAAGAATTACAGGTTGCCGCATTAGAAAACGGTACAGTTATCGACCATATCCCCTCTGAAAATCTGTTCACTGTAGTCTCTTTGCTGGGACTTGAACACATGAATAACAATATCACCATTGGCTTTAATCTCAAAAGCGGAAAGCTGGGTACTAAAGGCATTATTAAAATTGCGGATAAATTTTTCTGCGATGACGAAATTAATCGTATCGCCGTGGTAGCACCTAATGTGAAGCTGAATATTATCCGGGATTATGAAGTGGTGGAAAAACGAGAAGTTAGCCTTCCTGAAGAACTTCGCGGCATTGTAAAGTGTGCTAACCCCAAATGTATTACGAACAACGAACCCATGGCGACGTTATTCCATGTAGTGGATAAGGAGAATTGTGTGATCCGATGCCATTATTGCGAGAAAGAACAAAACAGAAGCGATATTGAAATAATATAAGAGCTACGAGCTACAAAAGGAGCTACAAGCTACAAGTGCTGCGCAATGCTCGCTTTATAGTTTGCAGTTCCCATCCGAAAGGCACTCGTAGCTGGTAGCTTGTAGCTCATAACTTATGTAATCCGTAACTTTTTAGTCATGAAACAAGACTGGAAGCCCGGAACAATGATTTACCCGCTTCCTGCCGTATTGGTAAGCTGCGGAAGCACTCCGGAAGAATATAACATATTAACAATTGCATGGACGGGAACGATTTGTACGAACCCGCCCATGTGCTATATTTCAGTACGTCCCGAGCGCCACTCCTACGAAATCCTGAAACGGAATATGGAGTTTGTCATCAATCTCACTACCAAAGATATGGCGCGTGCAACGGATTGGTGTGGCGTACGTTCCGGGAAAGACTACAATAAGTTTGAAGAAATGCATCTGACACCGGGAAAAAGCACTGTGGTCAATGCCCCTCTTATTGAAGAATCCCCTTTGTGTATAGAATGCCGTGTAAGGGAAATCATGTCACTTGGCTCGCATGATATGTTTATTGCCGATGTGGTAAACGTGCGTGCCGACGACCGGAACCTAAACCCGGAAACCGGAAAACTGGAGCTGGCGGAAGCTAATCCACTGGTTTACGTACATGGAGGATACTATGAATTGGGTGAAAAGATCGGTAAATTTGGCTGGTCTGTTGAGAAGAAAAGATAGTGATTAACGGTTAGTGATAAGTGATGAACAAAGTTTTGAAAATATTTATCCTGTGCCTTTTGTTTTTCCCCGCTACAACGTGGGGGCAATCTCATCTTGTGCCCGGTACAGCGGTTGAAGAACCACTGAAGAAACATCACCATGACCGTCCGGTGAACTTCGGTATTAAAGGTGGGTTCACCTCTTCCCTCTTCCTTGTATCTAATCTTACATTAAACGGAATCACCATAGATGAGGTGCAGAATAACTACAAGATAGGCTATTTCGGCTCTGTCTTTATGCGTATCAACTTTGAACGTCATTTCCTGCAACCGGAAATATCCTACAATATCAACCGCTGCAATATTACTTTCGAAAAACCTGCCGCAGAGGATGCTCCTTTGGAAATGGCATCTATAACTTCTGAAATCCACAGTGTAGACA encodes the following:
- a CDS encoding transglycosylase domain-containing protein, which encodes MIKNIIKILWIFLAVIVLACVTVFFSIAKGWIGYMPPVEDLENPNYKFATQIFSEDGKVLGTYSFSKENRVYVGYNDLSPNIINALIATEDVRFAKHSGIDAIALFRAIVKRGLLFQTNAGGGSTITQQLSKQLYSPSADNVMERLFQKPIEWVIAVKLERYYTKEEILTMYLNKFDFLNNAVGIKTAANTYFGCDPNDLKIEEAAMLVGMCKNPSYFNPVRYNERSRGRRNVVLDQMRKAGYITVEECDSLQALPLVLKYTRVDHNEGMATYFREYLRGVLNAKKPVKGDYRGWQMQKFYEDSLDWENNPLFGWCEKNTKKDGSKYNLYTDGLKIYTTIDSRMQQYAEEAVEEHLKELQGYFFKEKKGRKKAPYSNRITQEQVDEILTRTMKQSDRYRIMKKAGASDAQIEKAFNTPEEMSVFTWNGEKDTIMTPMDSIRYYKHFLRAGFMSMNPHNGHVKAYVGGPNHHYFKYDMAMVGRRQVGSTIKPYVYTLAMENGYSPCDEARHVEYTLIDENGKPWTPRNANTKRYGEMVTVKWGLANSDNWITAYLMSKLNPYSLKRLIESFGVRNREIVPSVSLCLGPCEISVGEMVSAYTAFPNKGIRVAPLFVTRIEDNDGNVLATFSPEMEEVISVSSAYKMLVMLRAVINEGTGGRVRRLGVKADMGGKTGTTNYNADGWFMGFTPSLVSGCWVGGEERDIHFDTMLHGQGASMALPIWAKYMVKVLGDKTLGYDENETFQLPEGFDPCKDNGDVNFESVSETGLDDFFD
- the pyrB gene encoding aspartate carbamoyltransferase — translated: MENRSLVTIAEHSKEKILYMIEMAKQFEARPNRRLLEGKVVATLFFEPSTRTRLSFETAANRLGARVIGFSDPKATSSSKGETLKDTIKMVSNYADIIVMRHHLEGAARYASEVTTVPIVNAGDGANQHPSQTMLDLYSIYKTQGTLENLNIFLVGDLKYGRTVHSLLMAMRHFNPTFHFIAPDELRMPEEYKIYCRDHGIKYVEHTDFTEETIADADILYMTRVQRERFTDLMEYERVKNVYILRNKMLEHTRPNLCILHPLPRVNEIAYDVDDNPKAYYFQQAQNGLYAREAILCDVLGITLDDVKE
- a CDS encoding porin family protein; translation: MNKVLKIFILCLLFFPATTWGQSHLVPGTAVEEPLKKHHHDRPVNFGIKGGFTSSLFLVSNLTLNGITIDEVQNNYKIGYFGSVFMRINFERHFLQPEISYNINRCNITFEKPAAEDAPLEMASITSEIHSVDIPVIYGYNVIKEGPYSLAVFGGPKFRYIWNKKSEVTFENFDQQGIKERLRPLNLSFTLGVAVTISRIFFDFRYDIGVHNISRKVTYDDGVAEGDPPADEIRFHRRDNVLSFSFGVFF
- a CDS encoding 2-amino-4-hydroxy-6-hydroxymethyldihydropteridine diphosphokinase, whose product is MVYTISIGSNEQQKENLSLARKRLKELFPSIRFSTEEETKPLYFRRSSLFSNQVARFISSNDAAEITSCLKAIEREAGRMPEEKKQEIVRLDLDLLSCDDIVYKPDDLKRDYICRGLKEIE
- the pyrI gene encoding aspartate carbamoyltransferase regulatory subunit — translated: MSEKKQELQVAALENGTVIDHIPSENLFTVVSLLGLEHMNNNITIGFNLKSGKLGTKGIIKIADKFFCDDEINRIAVVAPNVKLNIIRDYEVVEKREVSLPEELRGIVKCANPKCITNNEPMATLFHVVDKENCVIRCHYCEKEQNRSDIEII
- the kdsB gene encoding 3-deoxy-manno-octulosonate cytidylyltransferase, coding for MKFLGIIPARYASTRFPAKPLAMLGGKTVIQRVYEQVAGILDDAYVATDDERIEEAVKAFGGKVVMTSVNHKSGTDRCYEAYTKIGGDFDVVVNIQGDEPFIQPSQLETVKACFDDITTQIATLVKPFTPENGFEALENINSPKVVLNKNMNALYFSRSIIPYQRNAEKQDWLKNHTYYKHIGLYAYRAEVLKEITSLPQSSLELAESLEQLRWLENGYTIKAGITEVETIGIDTPQDLEKAEEFLKIC
- a CDS encoding flavin reductase family protein; amino-acid sequence: MKQDWKPGTMIYPLPAVLVSCGSTPEEYNILTIAWTGTICTNPPMCYISVRPERHSYEILKRNMEFVINLTTKDMARATDWCGVRSGKDYNKFEEMHLTPGKSTVVNAPLIEESPLCIECRVREIMSLGSHDMFIADVVNVRADDRNLNPETGKLELAEANPLVYVHGGYYELGEKIGKFGWSVEKKR